GGCGCGCAATTCGTGGTCACCAGCACGCTCTGTATCAGCGCCTATGTCCTCACCGGTCGCGATCCTTGGCGCGGACCCTTTGCTCAAGATCATCGATGGGCCGGCGCTGGATATTCTGGAGGGCGCGTCTGTTTACGCGATCGCGAGCGCCACGCCCTGGGTCGCGCCTTCGACCTTGAAGATGGGTACAGCTTTGGACACCTTGTCCGCAGTCGCGACGATCCCCTCGGCAGGCGGTCTCGGGCGGCTGGAGGACGCGCTAGGGGCAGGTCCGTTGGGGCGATGGGACGAGGCCAACGTGATCGCGTTGTATATGCCGAATGAATCGCCGGCTTCGTCGATTGAAGAATTGGTTCTGTCAGGACGAAATCGGATCCTGATCGAGAACGCGGCGGGGTGGGAGCTTGTCGCATGGCGCGATGCGACCCTTGTTTCCGCCAATTTCTGGCATCTTTCGGGGCTCCTTCGTGGGCTATCCGGGAGTCCCATTCGATCTGTCGAACTCGGCGCAGATGCCGTTCTCGTTGATGACCGACTTGTCCCGATATCGTTGTCTCGTGAGGATTTCGGCCGGACATTCGTGACGCAGATTGACAGCGGTGAGCCCGGTTCTTTCACCTTCCAGGATAAGGCCACTTTGCCTTGGCGCGTGGGACATTTGTGTGTTCGTCAGCTCGATGGGGTAGCACACATAAGCTGGAGCGCTTGCGGCGCTGAATACTCGAACAATTGGGATGTTCAGGACGCGCTCGTAGCACCAGAATTTGTAGTTGAATTCTATCTCGGTGAGACGCTGTTGTCACAGGCGACCGTGACTGAAACCAAGCTGAATTTACCGGACAATGGGGCCGATCTGGTCCGTGTTGCTGCTGTGTCTGCGGCGGGGCGAGTGGGCGAGTGGGGTTCCATTCCTTTGCCACGTGCTTAAGTGTGCACCGGAATGAGTCCGGAACCGCGACGGCGATGAGCAAAGACCTGTATCAGATCCTGGGTGTTTCGCGCACAGCAAGCGCGGATGAGATCCGCCGCGCATACAAGCGCAAGGCCAAGGAATCGCATCCTGATCTGCACCCGGGCGACGCCAAGAAAGCGGAGACGTTTAAATCCGTCTCCGCGGCCTATGAAATCCTCGGTGACGCCAAGAAGCGCGGGCAGTTCGATCGCGGCGAAATCGATTCTGAAGGCAACCCTCGCGGATTCGGCGGCCATCAGGGCTTTGGTGGAGGCGGACAAGCGTCAGGCGGATTCCAGGGCGACCCATTTGACGAGATCTTTTCCGGCATGTTCGGCGGCGGTCGAAGACGACCCGGGCCACGAAGGGGCAATGATATCCGCTACCGGGTTGAAATTGCCTTCGAAGACTCTGTCACGGGCGCGCGCCGCGAACTGACCGTGGCGGATGGACGGGCGCTCAACGTCACGATTCCGGCAGGGATCGAGACGGGCCAGACGCTGCGCTTGAAAAGCCAGGGCAAACCCGCAAGAGGCGGCGGCCCCCCCGGAGACGCGCTGCTGGAGATCATCGTGCGCCCCAGCAGGATCTGGACGCGTGAGGGCAATGATATCCGCATGACCGTGCCGGTGCCGCTGAAAACGGCTGTGCTGGGTGGTCAGGTGCAAGTGAATACACCATTGGGATCGATCGCCCTGAAAATCCCTGAAGGATCCAATTCCGGGGCCGTCCTGAGATTGCGTTCAAAAGGCGTGCAAGTGCCCGGCAAAACAGGTCATCTTTACGCGCGCCTCGAGATTCAGATCGAGAATCCGAAAGATCCCGGCCTGAGAGAATGGGCAAAGGGATCGCAAGTATGACTGAATTCCTTTGTCCCTATTCACTATCCATTCAGAGGCTTTTGCGCATATCGGGATCGTGATGAAGAAAATTGTCGCCCTCTGTGTATCCGTCGCCTTGGCGATGACCGCTGTGCCAGCCCTGGCGCACGCGCAATTGGGCAATTCATTCACCGCAGATCAGGCGCGAGACGCCCGCGACAAGGGCAATGTCGTGCCGCTGCGGGACATTTTCCGCCAGTTGAAAAGCCGATATGGCGGCTATCAGGTTGATGCCAACCTGTACAATCGCGGCGGAGGCCAGGTTTATGTCATCGACTGGATGACCGAAAAGGGCGAAAGACTGCGAATCACGGTCAATGCTCAAACTGGACGTATTATCTCTACGAGCTAGGGTATCAATCATGAGAATTCTTGTTGTTGAAGACGAAGCGGACCTTCGCCGCCAATTGGCCGATGCGCTGACCCATGCCGGATATGCCGTCGATCTCGCCGCCGATGGTGAGGATGGGCACTTCCTGGGGGACACCGAGCCTTATGATGCCGTGATCCTCGACCTGGGCCTGCCCAAGATGGATGGCGTGACGATTCTTGAGCGCTGGCGCGAGGACGGCAAGACCTTTCCCGTGATGATCCTGACCGCCCGCGATCGCTGGAGCGAAAAGGTGGCTGGGTTTGATGCCGGGGCCGATGATTACGTCACCAAACCGTTTTACACCGAAGAGGTCCTGGCCCGCTTGCGAGCGCTCTTGCGGCGCGCGTCCGGACATGCCGTGGCCGCGATCGAAGCCGGAGCCCTGCGGCTGGACACACGCGCCGCGCGCGCGACTGTGAATGGCGAGCCGATCAAACTTACCGCGCATGAGTACAAGGTGCTCAGCTATCTCATCCACCATCAGGGCCGGGTTGTACCGCGGACCGAGCTGGTCGAGCACATCTACGATCAGGATTTCGATCGTGATTCGAATACGATCGAAGTGTTCATCGGGCGCTTGCGCAAGAAGATCGGCAATGACCGCATTCAGACCGAGCGTGGCCTCGGCTATCGCCTGGTGGTGCCGGATGACGAACGCTCAGGCGTTGTGACTTAGTCCCAATTCGGGCAGTCCGGTAGACATGGAAGCCTCGCCCGCCCCTGTGAAGACAAAGCGCAGACTTTCGCTTGCGCGTCGAATTCTGATCGGCGCCTTGTTGTGGAGTGCGCTGATTGTTGCAGGCGGCGTGGTCGCGATCTCCGCCGTTTACCGCGCGCAAACAATCAATTTGCTGGATGCAGATCTCGATTCCACGCTGGTCACATTGGCGCGGGCGATCGAGCCATTGGAAGATGGCTCTGGCCGAATCAGAGATATCCCGGAACGCTTGCCGAGTGATCCTCGATTTGAGACGCCCTTGTCGGGTCAGTACTGGGTGATCATTGCCGTTCGGGACGATGGCACATTTACCGATGATATCCGCCCGAGAAGCGTTTGGGATGGCGAGCC
This DNA window, taken from Hyphomonas sp. Mor2, encodes the following:
- a CDS encoding DnaJ C-terminal domain-containing protein: MSKDLYQILGVSRTASADEIRRAYKRKAKESHPDLHPGDAKKAETFKSVSAAYEILGDAKKRGQFDRGEIDSEGNPRGFGGHQGFGGGGQASGGFQGDPFDEIFSGMFGGGRRRPGPRRGNDIRYRVEIAFEDSVTGARRELTVADGRALNVTIPAGIETGQTLRLKSQGKPARGGGPPGDALLEIIVRPSRIWTREGNDIRMTVPVPLKTAVLGGQVQVNTPLGSIALKIPEGSNSGAVLRLRSKGVQVPGKTGHLYARLEIQIENPKDPGLREWAKGSQV
- a CDS encoding response regulator transcription factor, which codes for MRILVVEDEADLRRQLADALTHAGYAVDLAADGEDGHFLGDTEPYDAVILDLGLPKMDGVTILERWREDGKTFPVMILTARDRWSEKVAGFDAGADDYVTKPFYTEEVLARLRALLRRASGHAVAAIEAGALRLDTRAARATVNGEPIKLTAHEYKVLSYLIHHQGRVVPRTELVEHIYDQDFDRDSNTIEVFIGRLRKKIGNDRIQTERGLGYRLVVPDDERSGVVT